The following are encoded in a window of Streptococcus pasteurianus genomic DNA:
- a CDS encoding GBS Bsp-like repeat-containing protein → MSKLKTALLSTVVLGATCLSHPVFADQQGNAIVSKTNFDSASKTFEVTAQQSDNGKAIKGISVAIWSEENGQDDLKWYTNSNVSGGKVKVQFNLANHGNRAGNYITHIYTNYTDGSCSGVALENTKINPKAPQISVKNGAIQMTTDIYAPSNGQIKYAVWSEENDQDDLRWYEDSGKGITQADLKNHNGYGRYFVHTYLSQGGKMIGINGQDIVINKQEVSYQINKVNDTTYDVLVTNVPEYITSIAVPAWSNANGQDDIKWYTTTKVDNGTYKAQINLANHGYASGDYSVHIYGQNAITNNFEGLKGTSGFRADNVPNQNATPTPRITTYINETNTYPVGQCTWAVKSLAPWIPNWLGNAGGWATNARAKGFRTGSTPRVGAIAVWPNDGDGYGHVAYVTDVASNTRIQVKESNYAGNQYIANFRGWFNPLDSFWGGSVTYIYPD, encoded by the coding sequence TTGAGTAAACTTAAAACAGCTTTATTGTCAACAGTTGTACTAGGTGCGACTTGTCTTTCACATCCCGTTTTTGCTGATCAGCAAGGGAATGCCATTGTTTCTAAAACTAATTTTGATTCTGCAAGTAAAACATTTGAAGTTACAGCGCAGCAGTCAGATAACGGAAAAGCAATCAAAGGGATTAGTGTTGCTATTTGGTCTGAAGAAAATGGTCAAGATGATTTGAAGTGGTACACAAATTCAAATGTATCAGGGGGGAAAGTCAAAGTTCAATTTAATTTAGCAAATCATGGTAATCGTGCAGGAAATTACATCACGCATATTTATACAAATTACACGGACGGTAGTTGTTCAGGAGTTGCTTTGGAGAATACTAAGATTAACCCGAAAGCACCGCAAATTTCCGTAAAAAATGGTGCTATCCAAATGACAACAGATATTTATGCACCATCAAATGGTCAGATTAAATATGCAGTTTGGTCTGAGGAGAATGATCAAGATGATTTAAGATGGTATGAAGATAGTGGTAAAGGAATTACGCAAGCAGATTTGAAAAATCATAACGGATATGGAAGATATTTTGTTCATACTTATTTATCTCAAGGTGGGAAAATGATTGGAATTAATGGTCAAGACATTGTCATTAATAAACAAGAAGTTTCGTATCAGATTAACAAAGTTAACGATACAACTTACGATGTATTAGTAACTAATGTGCCAGAATACATTACTTCTATCGCTGTACCTGCTTGGTCTAACGCAAATGGTCAAGATGATATAAAATGGTACACTACTACTAAAGTAGATAATGGGACATATAAGGCGCAAATCAATTTAGCAAATCATGGTTATGCATCAGGAGACTATAGTGTCCATATCTATGGTCAAAATGCGATTACTAATAACTTTGAAGGATTGAAAGGAACTTCAGGTTTTAGAGCAGACAATGTTCCAAATCAGAATGCTACCCCAACCCCTCGTATCACGACTTACATCAATGAAACGAATACTTACCCTGTTGGTCAGTGTACTTGGGCGGTGAAATCATTAGCACCATGGATTCCGAATTGGCTTGGAAATGCTGGTGGCTGGGCTACAAATGCCAGAGCTAAGGGATTTAGGACTGGTTCAACGCCACGTGTGGGGGCGATTGCAGTTTGGCCCAATGATGGAGACGGTTACGGTCACGTAGCTTATGTGACAGATGTAGCTAGTAATACACGTATTCAAGTTAAAGAATCTAATTACGCTGGAAATCAATACATAGCGAATTTCCGTGGTTGGTTTAATCCACTTGATTCATTTTGGGGTGGAAGTGTAACCTACATTTATCCAGATTAA